In Chloracidobacterium sp., the following proteins share a genomic window:
- a CDS encoding transcriptional repressor, whose translation MFYQHIQSEGLRRTNQRDLILETFLSTEGHLTSEDLYGLVHKQDDSIGLTTIYRTLKVLTEAGLASEVRFGDGKTYYEHLYDHEHHDHMICTACGRVIEFFSPDIESLQDEMADKFGFRPTHHSLRMWGLCSDCHERADEMPAAPPGAQPRVRVRTAIH comes from the coding sequence ATTTTTTATCAGCATATTCAGTCGGAGGGGCTGAGGCGTACGAACCAGCGTGATCTGATACTGGAGACCTTTCTGAGTACCGAAGGCCATCTCACCAGCGAGGACCTTTACGGGCTCGTTCACAAGCAGGACGATTCTATTGGGCTGACCACTATTTACCGCACGCTGAAGGTGCTGACGGAGGCGGGCCTGGCGAGCGAGGTTCGGTTTGGCGATGGGAAGACATACTACGAACACCTCTACGACCATGAGCATCACGACCACATGATCTGCACGGCATGCGGGCGCGTTATCGAGTTCTTTTCGCCCGATATCGAATCGTTGCAGGACGAGATGGCGGACAAGTTTGGCTTTCGGCCTACACATCACAGCTTGCGTATGTGGGGTTTGTGCTCGGACTGCCATGAGCGTGCCGACGAGATGCCGGCCGCGCCGCCGGGGGCACAGCCGCGCGTCCGAGTGCGAACCGCGATCCATTGA
- a CDS encoding DUF2520 domain-containing protein — MVTVSIVGIGRVGGALDLSLRTAKYDVRHLIGKAGAGRVSTIDLIERIDSDVILVTTQDSEIANAAKSIAPLVVGAPVVLHTSGAYPSSILGPLAERGCPVGSMHPLVSISSPELGPERFRGAYFCVEGDKRAVEMARKIVNDLGGRPFTIDTQFKTLYHAAAVTACGHFVALFDAAVEMMTKCGLSAEDSKKILYPLLLSTVQNVGEQSTAAALTGTFARADIETFTHHLSALNAVGDDELLEIYLLLGERSLELATKQGVSPARIDSLRTKVAVAKSKLKW, encoded by the coding sequence ATGGTGACAGTATCGATCGTAGGCATCGGCCGCGTCGGCGGAGCTCTGGATCTCTCGCTTCGCACCGCCAAGTATGACGTCCGGCACCTCATCGGGAAGGCCGGGGCCGGACGGGTTAGCACCATCGACCTTATCGAGCGGATCGATTCCGATGTTATCCTTGTCACTACTCAGGACAGCGAGATCGCAAATGCAGCCAAATCAATCGCTCCGCTCGTTGTGGGTGCCCCCGTCGTCTTGCACACCAGCGGCGCGTATCCTTCGTCGATCCTTGGCCCATTGGCGGAGCGAGGCTGTCCCGTCGGATCGATGCATCCGCTCGTCTCGATAAGCAGCCCCGAACTCGGTCCCGAACGATTCCGCGGCGCCTATTTTTGCGTCGAGGGTGACAAAAGAGCCGTTGAGATGGCCCGAAAGATCGTCAACGACCTCGGCGGCCGGCCGTTTACCATCGACACGCAGTTTAAGACGCTGTATCACGCCGCTGCCGTTACTGCATGCGGCCATTTTGTTGCGCTTTTTGACGCCGCGGTCGAGATGATGACCAAATGCGGGCTCTCGGCCGAAGACTCCAAGAAGATCCTCTATCCATTGCTCCTGAGCACGGTTCAGAATGTTGGCGAGCAATCGACCGCCGCTGCATTGACCGGGACCTTTGCACGCGCCGATATAGAGACGTTTACGCATCACCTAAGTGCACTCAACGCAGTCGGTGACGATGAATTGCTCGAGATATATCTCTTGCTTGGGGAACGGTCGCTCGAACTGGCTACAAAACAGGGTGTCAGCCCTGCTCGCATCGATTCGCTCCGCACGAAAGTGGCCGTAGCTAAATCGAAATTGAAGTGGTAA
- a CDS encoding M48 family metalloprotease has protein sequence MFKNLITSAAIISLWLCSIAVVPVKAQDDKKAAKKAAKNMEKSVPKPEPTPTGPAPLSVKEDPAQIGKRNINGGSGDKFFGWLGGSKEKEMQIGRQLAMEVEQQAKIVTDPMITEYVNRVGQNVVLHSDAKIPFTIKVIDSDEVNAFALPGGFFFVNKGLLLAADNEAELAGVMAHEIAHVAARHAMENQGKGALIQYGMLAGILFGGGIASTVLQNAGGLTQALAFFKFSRQSEGEADRLGVQYLYSAGYDPNGMSTMFEKLASLNRKKPGKLARMFSSHPQSVDRRDESVALVARFPEKEEYLISTSEFNRVKNYLMKITNAKAGITSDYDETDDSRPTLKKRQPDSPDASDSSSSSSSSNDGPPKLKKRDAEPQPSPSPEN, from the coding sequence ATGTTCAAGAATCTAATTACCTCGGCAGCCATCATCAGTCTTTGGCTTTGCTCGATCGCGGTCGTCCCGGTTAAGGCTCAGGATGACAAGAAGGCGGCGAAGAAGGCGGCGAAGAATATGGAAAAAAGCGTTCCGAAACCGGAACCGACGCCAACCGGCCCGGCTCCGCTCAGCGTAAAGGAGGATCCGGCCCAGATCGGCAAACGCAACATAAACGGCGGCTCTGGCGATAAGTTCTTCGGCTGGCTGGGCGGCTCAAAGGAGAAGGAGATGCAGATCGGGCGTCAACTCGCAATGGAGGTCGAGCAGCAGGCCAAGATCGTCACCGACCCGATGATCACGGAGTATGTTAATCGCGTAGGTCAGAATGTCGTCCTTCACTCTGACGCTAAGATCCCGTTCACGATCAAGGTGATCGACAGCGACGAGGTGAACGCGTTCGCACTGCCCGGTGGTTTCTTTTTTGTCAACAAGGGTCTCCTCCTGGCAGCGGACAATGAGGCCGAACTCGCAGGCGTCATGGCCCATGAGATCGCACACGTCGCAGCCCGCCATGCGATGGAAAATCAGGGCAAAGGGGCCCTGATCCAGTACGGCATGCTCGCTGGAATACTCTTCGGCGGGGGGATCGCGAGCACTGTCCTCCAGAATGCTGGCGGCCTCACGCAGGCGCTCGCCTTCTTCAAGTTCAGCCGACAGTCAGAAGGTGAGGCTGATCGCTTGGGCGTCCAGTACCTCTATTCCGCGGGCTATGATCCAAACGGAATGTCCACAATGTTTGAAAAACTCGCCTCGCTGAATCGAAAGAAACCCGGCAAACTGGCCAGGATGTTCTCCTCTCATCCGCAATCCGTCGATCGCCGCGACGAAAGTGTGGCGCTCGTCGCTCGGTTCCCCGAAAAAGAGGAGTATCTCATCAGCACATCGGAGTTTAATCGCGTTAAGAACTACCTAATGAAGATCACGAACGCCAAGGCGGGGATAACGTCCGATTATGATGAGACCGACGACAGCCGGCCGACACTAAAGAAACGTCAACCCGATTCACCCGATGCATCGGACAGCAGCAGCTCAAGCTCATCGTCAAACGACGGCCCACCAAAGCTAAAGAAGCGTGACGCTGAGCCACAACCCTCGCCATCACCAGAGAACTGA
- the bamD gene encoding outer membrane protein assembly factor BamD: MSFSLFRIALVSFVVIFGLAGVVAAQASDSQRLDVMHDKLSTMRRSLSGAASALEADNKGDKSKKDDAKKADTPLGRLTSLEREASRLQSDVNSLKGKVDRGDKYERSDVNDLEQAVTDLQARVEKAQLETASARATPVSTEGRPREKKKKKKFLGIFGRGGDDEYDELLGTVAPGRDRELFVVATREIRKGNYDVGRLLFQTIITTYPDSPYLPMSKLAVGDSFYLEGSTSALIQAAGAYQDWLTFFPTHPLSDRVVLKIAESEMRQMGLPDRDATRAKRAETKLKALLQQYPDSVIKNDAAQRLREVQDNLGMHNLLVANYYYTLSVDQKKGGLKGSQSRFREIIDKYPNFSHMDEVLYKLGVTYLIEEETDQAARYFQRVVSEYPNSDYVARSKEQLELIGASIPEPDPTRTSVIPVENVSFLGNLKNQFFGIYPMTIDKDGVLMTKDFDPEKFELIDQVIENQGDILVNQIPQALTTVISQRQSPTQPKPTPSEPEQR, translated from the coding sequence ATGTCATTTTCTTTGTTTCGAATAGCGTTGGTGTCTTTTGTTGTGATCTTTGGCCTCGCAGGCGTCGTAGCGGCGCAAGCAAGCGACTCGCAGCGATTGGACGTCATGCACGACAAACTGAGCACTATGCGTCGATCGTTGTCTGGCGCGGCATCTGCCCTTGAAGCGGACAACAAGGGCGATAAGTCGAAGAAGGATGACGCAAAAAAGGCCGATACGCCGCTTGGCCGCTTAACGTCGCTTGAGCGGGAGGCCTCGCGGCTACAGTCCGACGTGAATAGCCTGAAGGGCAAAGTTGACAGGGGCGACAAGTATGAGCGCAGCGATGTCAATGATCTCGAACAAGCAGTGACCGACCTACAGGCGCGTGTCGAAAAGGCCCAGCTTGAGACAGCTTCTGCCCGTGCGACGCCGGTCTCGACGGAGGGCCGTCCACGAGAGAAGAAAAAGAAAAAGAAATTCTTGGGCATATTTGGGCGAGGCGGTGATGACGAATACGACGAACTGCTGGGCACGGTTGCTCCGGGACGTGACCGAGAGCTCTTCGTGGTCGCAACACGAGAGATACGCAAAGGTAACTACGATGTCGGCCGGCTGCTTTTCCAGACCATCATCACAACCTATCCGGACTCGCCTTACCTGCCTATGTCCAAGCTGGCCGTAGGAGATTCCTTTTATCTTGAGGGATCGACGAGTGCCCTGATCCAGGCGGCCGGGGCGTATCAGGACTGGCTGACATTCTTTCCGACACATCCACTTTCAGACAGAGTAGTGCTCAAGATCGCCGAATCGGAGATGCGGCAGATGGGCCTGCCCGATCGCGACGCAACCCGCGCAAAGCGGGCCGAGACGAAGCTTAAGGCATTGTTGCAGCAGTATCCTGACTCGGTGATCAAGAATGACGCGGCACAGCGCCTGCGCGAAGTTCAGGACAATCTCGGGATGCACAATCTGCTTGTTGCAAATTACTACTACACTCTGTCGGTTGATCAGAAAAAGGGCGGCCTAAAGGGTTCACAGTCGCGTTTCCGGGAGATCATCGACAAGTATCCCAATTTCAGCCATATGGACGAGGTCCTGTATAAGCTCGGGGTGACTTACCTGATAGAAGAGGAGACCGACCAGGCCGCGAGATACTTTCAACGAGTCGTTAGCGAGTATCCAAATAGCGATTACGTTGCCCGATCAAAGGAGCAACTTGAACTGATAGGTGCGTCAATTCCGGAACCGGACCCAACTCGAACGAGTGTTATTCCGGTGGAGAACGTGTCGTTCCTTGGGAACCTAAAAAACCAGTTCTTTGGTATCTATCCGATGACGATAGACAAGGACGGCGTGCTCATGACCAAGGATTTTGATCCGGAGAAATTCGAACTCATTGACCAGGTCATCGAGAACCAGGGCGACATTCTCGTTAACCAGATACCACAGGCCTTGACTACAGTAATATCCCAGCGTCAGTCGCCGACGCAGCCCAAACCGACACCGTCGGAGCCAGAGCAGCGCTGA
- the rpe gene encoding ribulose-phosphate 3-epimerase yields the protein MFEIAPSILSSDFTRLADEIEAVRDGGATILHVDVMDGHFVPNITIGLPVVQSIRKVTDMIIDTHLMISEPGRYAVEFVKVGANMVSVHVEADPHLQRTLTAIRDAGGQAGIAINPATPNEMLTEALPYADFVLLMSVNPGFGGQKFIPTMLDKLRRLRGMIDERSLNARIEIDGGIDDSNIRGIVAAGAEIIVAGSAVFGGEDARHAVGDLIEKGTVWV from the coding sequence ATGTTTGAAATAGCTCCGTCCATCCTTTCCTCGGATTTTACGCGGCTGGCGGACGAGATCGAGGCCGTTCGCGATGGCGGGGCGACAATACTCCACGTCGACGTAATGGACGGCCATTTCGTGCCGAATATTACGATAGGCCTGCCCGTGGTCCAGTCGATCCGAAAGGTTACGGATATGATCATCGACACTCACTTGATGATCTCGGAACCCGGCCGATATGCGGTGGAGTTTGTGAAGGTAGGGGCGAACATGGTGTCGGTCCACGTCGAGGCGGATCCGCACCTGCAGAGGACACTCACGGCTATCCGGGACGCCGGTGGGCAAGCAGGTATCGCCATCAATCCGGCGACGCCGAATGAGATGTTGACCGAGGCCCTGCCTTACGCGGATTTTGTGTTGCTGATGTCTGTCAATCCAGGATTTGGCGGGCAGAAGTTCATCCCGACGATGCTTGACAAGCTCAGGCGTCTCCGGGGAATGATCGACGAACGCAGCCTGAATGCAAGGATCGAGATCGACGGCGGCATTGACGACTCGAATATAAGAGGCATTGTGGCCGCCGGGGCCGAGATAATCGTTGCCGGATCGGCGGTTTTTGGTGGCGAAGATGCGCGACATGCGGTTGGCGATCTGATCGAGAAAGGAACAGTTTGGGTTTGA
- a CDS encoding PASTA domain-containing protein, translating into MASRGSALGRLATVVILAGAFLFGMSGVVYMSLQGKEVQVPEITGKDLKAGETELAALGLKIKKRADRFSQETPGTVIEQLPKPGETVKTGQLILVVTSKGPGEGGLPPSLKDSSEEDDSEKIEEMITEKPKKSKTNSNSNKKKADTARDVNGAGETDSDTNSDSPPSNSKPKEPGANTPEKPNRNAQPSSPRAPNPPTRSDKRPGQ; encoded by the coding sequence ATGGCATCACGCGGATCCGCATTAGGTAGATTAGCGACGGTAGTCATCCTGGCAGGGGCCTTCCTGTTCGGTATGTCAGGCGTGGTCTATATGTCGCTTCAGGGCAAAGAGGTTCAGGTGCCCGAGATAACCGGCAAGGACCTCAAGGCAGGCGAAACGGAACTTGCGGCTCTCGGCCTAAAGATCAAGAAACGTGCGGACCGATTTAGCCAGGAAACGCCGGGCACTGTGATCGAGCAGCTTCCTAAGCCGGGCGAGACCGTAAAGACGGGTCAGCTTATCCTCGTGGTTACTAGCAAAGGGCCAGGCGAGGGTGGCCTGCCGCCAAGTCTGAAGGACTCGAGCGAAGAGGACGATTCGGAAAAGATCGAGGAGATGATCACGGAGAAGCCAAAGAAGTCAAAGACAAACTCGAATTCGAATAAGAAAAAGGCGGATACGGCTCGCGATGTGAACGGGGCGGGCGAGACAGATTCGGACACAAACTCGGACTCGCCTCCGTCCAACTCAAAGCCGAAGGAGCCCGGAGCTAATACGCCGGAGAAGCCGAACCGGAATGCTCAGCCATCGTCGCCTCGGGCACCAAATCCGCCGACAAGGAGCGATAAACGTCCCGGCCAATAG
- the rsmB gene encoding 16S rRNA (cytosine(967)-C(5))-methyltransferase RsmB: MSISPARYSAFDILKRIETEAAYSSVLLPEYEAKLSPSDRGLCHELVLGVLRRQIWLDRAIDLLTGNKKLDLAVRLALRLGLYQLRFLDKVPPHAAVSESVDLVGRAKKMSAKGLVNAVLRRAVTESPSVQPRDEIDRIVVETSHPRWLVQRWVDQFGEIEAAAIAAANNYPQTVAFRHIGRDFDVNSIAGATRPSEYVNGCLLADKISPELREMSLQGSVYFQDEASQMVAHSVEVPPRGRFLDVCAAPGGKTGLIAANATNVMITAGDLHRSRVEFLKANLARQGCDRVSVVQYNAESGLPFSDGSFGTVLVDAPCSGTGTIRRNPEIRYAATQTDLAELSAKQLRILVNASKLVSSGGLLVYSTCSLERDENESVAGSFGDAEGHFARIGPDVPSRFITAEGYARTWPHRDGMDGFFIAAFQRIAQ; encoded by the coding sequence ATGAGTATCTCGCCTGCACGCTATTCGGCTTTCGATATCCTTAAACGGATCGAGACTGAGGCAGCCTATTCATCGGTCCTGCTGCCGGAATACGAGGCCAAGCTGTCACCCTCGGACCGAGGTCTCTGCCATGAACTCGTGTTGGGGGTCCTGCGGCGACAGATTTGGCTGGATAGGGCGATCGACCTGCTCACGGGGAATAAGAAACTCGACTTAGCTGTGCGGCTCGCCTTGAGGCTTGGGCTGTATCAACTCCGTTTCCTGGATAAGGTCCCGCCGCACGCTGCGGTCAGCGAAAGCGTCGACCTTGTCGGGCGTGCGAAAAAGATGTCAGCCAAAGGGCTGGTAAATGCCGTACTTCGCCGTGCCGTGACCGAGTCACCGTCGGTGCAGCCGAGAGACGAGATCGACCGCATAGTCGTCGAAACGTCCCATCCACGCTGGCTTGTTCAGCGCTGGGTCGATCAGTTTGGAGAGATCGAGGCTGCGGCGATCGCGGCAGCGAATAATTATCCGCAGACGGTTGCATTCCGCCATATCGGTAGAGACTTCGATGTGAATTCGATAGCCGGAGCCACGCGTCCCTCAGAGTATGTGAACGGGTGCCTGCTTGCGGATAAGATCTCGCCGGAACTTCGTGAGATGTCTTTGCAGGGCTCGGTCTATTTCCAGGATGAAGCGTCGCAGATGGTAGCTCATTCTGTTGAGGTGCCGCCTCGGGGCCGCTTTCTTGACGTCTGTGCGGCCCCCGGAGGTAAGACCGGCCTCATCGCTGCGAACGCTACGAACGTCATGATCACCGCGGGCGATCTGCATCGATCCCGTGTTGAGTTTCTTAAGGCGAATCTGGCCCGCCAGGGATGCGATCGTGTGTCCGTCGTCCAATATAACGCGGAGTCGGGCCTTCCGTTCAGCGACGGTTCATTCGGTACAGTGCTCGTCGACGCACCATGTTCTGGAACGGGCACGATCAGGCGAAACCCGGAAATACGTTATGCCGCCACACAAACGGACCTTGCCGAACTGTCCGCGAAACAACTTCGGATCCTCGTGAATGCATCAAAACTAGTGAGTTCAGGCGGTCTTCTCGTTTACTCGACCTGTTCGCTCGAACGGGACGAGAATGAGAGTGTTGCGGGGAGCTTTGGCGACGCCGAGGGACACTTTGCCCGGATCGGCCCAGATGTTCCGTCACGATTCATTACAGCCGAGGGCTATGCCCGAACGTGGCCGCATCGTGACGGCATGGATGGATTCTTTATTGCCGCGTTTCAGCGTATCGCTCAATAG
- a CDS encoding methionyl-tRNA formyltransferase — protein MKVVFMGTPAPAVVSLQRLLADGHEIVAAYTQPDKPAGRGNKVAQSPVKMFSLEHGIDVYQPLQIKTDEVSERFCSHAADVVVVVAYGRILPEAFLKAFRYGAVNLHFSLLPKYRGAAPVNWAIVNGEKETGVTTMKMDTGLDTGPILLQRSAAIGDDETGVELMERLAHLGADLLSETLERIDDLEQVTQDDAAASLAPLMKKSDGLIDWSMTAVQIANRVRGFQPFPTAYTTHRGGRLTVWKARHAGEQSGRPGEVIEAAGDKLTVSCGHGSSLRLVEIQPEGKRRMSARDFLNGAKAEVGEIFG, from the coding sequence ATGAAAGTTGTTTTTATGGGGACGCCGGCCCCGGCGGTAGTGTCGCTGCAGCGTCTATTGGCAGACGGCCACGAGATTGTTGCCGCCTATACACAGCCTGACAAACCCGCGGGGCGTGGCAACAAGGTCGCACAGTCGCCCGTCAAGATGTTTTCGCTCGAGCACGGTATTGATGTCTATCAGCCGCTGCAGATCAAAACGGACGAAGTTTCCGAGAGATTTTGCTCGCATGCGGCTGATGTGGTTGTCGTGGTTGCTTATGGCCGGATCTTGCCCGAAGCTTTCCTGAAAGCGTTCAGGTATGGCGCCGTGAACCTCCACTTCTCGCTTCTGCCAAAATATCGCGGTGCGGCACCCGTAAATTGGGCTATTGTCAATGGCGAGAAGGAGACCGGCGTCACTACCATGAAGATGGATACGGGACTCGACACAGGGCCGATATTGCTGCAGCGATCGGCGGCGATCGGTGACGACGAAACCGGCGTGGAACTGATGGAACGCCTTGCACATCTCGGGGCAGATCTCCTGTCAGAAACGCTCGAACGGATCGATGATCTCGAACAGGTCACTCAGGACGATGCCGCCGCATCGCTCGCCCCGCTCATGAAGAAAAGCGACGGCTTGATCGACTGGTCGATGACCGCGGTGCAGATCGCAAACCGCGTTCGCGGCTTTCAGCCTTTTCCGACCGCCTACACGACACATCGTGGAGGCCGCCTGACTGTCTGGAAAGCAAGACACGCTGGCGAGCAGTCAGGCAGGCCGGGAGAGGTGATCGAGGCGGCGGGCGATAAGTTGACCGTCTCCTGCGGCCATGGCTCCTCACTGCGGTTGGTCGAAATCCAGCCCGAAGGCAAGCGTCGGATGTCAGCTCGGGACTTTTTGAATGGGGCCAAGGCTGAGGTTGGCGAGATTTTTGGATAG
- a CDS encoding alkaline phosphatase: MTRRSFLRRAVAVILSLTLVLSVFSQVVHPPFPVTRIENPDMWRTDGWNAVELAKRQKVRSGKAKNVILFLGDGMSNSTIAASRIFEGQRRGESGEENRLSFEEFPFAALSRTYSVNQQVSDSASTMSAIITGVKTDESVISVDQNVVQGDYRTVKGNEAKTLLEYAEESGRSTGVVTTARLTHATPAACYAHTAERNWESDEDILKRNKDAHAAGFPDIARQLIEFPYGDGLEVAMGGGRTKFLPAEAADPEYDVRRGERLDKRDLTKEWLSRYGDSAYVWNKQEFDRIDTKRTKHLLGLFERSHMQFEHDRGNDRAGEPSLTEMTRKSIEILSRNKKGYVLMVEGGRIDHSNHNGNAYRALSETVEFSNAIRAAKEMVDLDETLIIVTADHSHTLFIQGYPVRGNNILGLVRENDGKGNLRPGYAKDLLGLPFTTLGYVNGRGYAGASNDQPEGPKRCCSEPKTFKPYLDGRWDLSNVDVYAPDYLQEAMIPKVSESHSGEDVTIFAAGVNAHLIRGSMEQNWIFYVMADALRLARRR, encoded by the coding sequence ATGACCAGGAGAAGTTTTCTTAGAAGGGCAGTTGCTGTCATATTATCCTTAACTCTTGTACTTTCAGTCTTTTCCCAAGTCGTCCATCCGCCTTTCCCCGTGACCCGCATTGAGAATCCGGACATGTGGCGAACCGACGGCTGGAATGCCGTCGAGCTGGCGAAAAGACAGAAGGTCCGTTCGGGTAAGGCAAAGAACGTGATCCTGTTTCTCGGGGATGGGATGAGCAACTCAACCATTGCGGCGTCAAGGATCTTCGAAGGGCAACGACGCGGTGAAAGCGGAGAGGAGAACCGCCTGAGCTTTGAAGAGTTCCCGTTTGCGGCCCTTTCGCGGACCTATAGCGTGAATCAGCAGGTATCTGACTCTGCCTCGACGATGAGCGCGATCATCACGGGCGTTAAAACCGATGAGAGCGTTATCTCCGTCGATCAGAACGTCGTTCAGGGCGACTATCGGACGGTAAAGGGCAACGAGGCCAAGACACTGCTCGAGTACGCCGAGGAATCGGGACGCTCGACGGGTGTCGTTACGACAGCAAGGCTGACCCACGCGACTCCGGCGGCATGCTACGCCCACACGGCCGAGCGCAACTGGGAATCTGACGAGGACATCCTCAAGCGGAATAAGGACGCCCACGCCGCCGGATTCCCGGACATTGCAAGGCAATTGATCGAATTCCCATACGGCGATGGCCTCGAGGTAGCAATGGGCGGTGGCAGGACGAAATTCTTGCCTGCCGAGGCCGCCGACCCTGAATACGATGTGCGGCGAGGCGAGCGACTCGATAAGCGCGATCTCACAAAAGAATGGCTGAGTAGATACGGCGATTCAGCATACGTGTGGAACAAGCAGGAATTCGACCGGATCGACACGAAACGGACGAAGCACCTCCTCGGCCTGTTTGAGCGTTCGCATATGCAGTTTGAGCACGATCGAGGCAATGACAGGGCCGGAGAACCGTCTCTTACCGAAATGACCCGTAAATCGATAGAGATCCTCTCGCGAAACAAGAAGGGCTACGTCCTGATGGTCGAGGGGGGCCGTATTGACCACTCGAACCACAACGGCAACGCCTATCGGGCCCTCAGCGAGACGGTAGAGTTCTCAAACGCTATCCGGGCAGCTAAGGAGATGGTCGATCTCGACGAAACGCTCATTATCGTGACGGCCGACCACAGTCATACACTTTTTATCCAGGGATATCCGGTTCGCGGCAATAATATTCTCGGCCTTGTTCGCGAGAATGACGGCAAGGGCAATCTACGACCAGGCTACGCAAAGGACTTGCTCGGGCTGCCATTTACGACGCTCGGTTACGTAAATGGACGCGGCTATGCGGGTGCCTCCAACGACCAGCCGGAAGGGCCAAAACGATGTTGCAGTGAGCCGAAGACGTTCAAGCCATATCTGGACGGCCGCTGGGACCTTTCAAATGTCGATGTTTACGCCCCAGATTATCTTCAGGAGGCGATGATCCCAAAGGTCAGCGAGTCGCATAGTGGTGAGGATGTCACGATCTTTGCGGCGGGCGTCAACGCTCATCTTATCCGCGGTTCCATGGAGCAGAATTGGATATTCTATGTGATGGCTGACGCTCTTCGGTTGGCACGACGGAGATGA
- the pruA gene encoding L-glutamate gamma-semialdehyde dehydrogenase, translating into MQTQQTLDEFRNEPFTDFSRPDNAEAMRAAIDKVGGELGREYPIIIGGEKLSLDSKFTSNNPSNKAEAVGVFSEGDTDTSLVEKAIATASEAFKSWRNVPAAERAEYLFKIAAIMRERKHELSAWMIFEVSKTWAEADGDTAEAIDFCEFYGREMVRWAEEQPVTPYPGEANSFEYIPLGVGAIIPPWNFPLAIMCGMTMAAVAAGNTVVLKPSSDSPTIAAKFMEIVEEAGLPAGVVNFISGSAKTGEAMVTHPKTRFISFTGSKGVGLHINEEAAKARHGQIWIKRVVAEMGGKDAIVVADDATDLDAVATGVVQAAFGFQGQKCSACSRLIVDEKVHDQLMAKIVALTKSLNIGQPTDAGTNVAAVINRRSYDTTLSYIKKGVDEGGEIVAGGSGEDSTGFFIEPTIIDNVQPGATIEQEEIFAPVLAVIKARDYDHALEIANGTEFGLTGAVYSASEERLTRARREFHVGNLYLNRKCTGALVGVHPFGGFNMSGTDSKAGGREYLLQFMQGKSISQKI; encoded by the coding sequence ATGCAAACACAACAGACATTGGATGAATTCAGAAACGAACCATTTACCGATTTTTCGCGACCTGACAATGCTGAAGCGATGCGGGCGGCGATTGACAAGGTCGGTGGCGAGCTCGGCCGTGAATATCCGATCATCATCGGTGGTGAAAAGCTCTCGCTAGATTCAAAGTTCACGAGCAACAACCCATCAAACAAGGCCGAGGCTGTAGGTGTCTTTTCTGAGGGTGACACCGATACATCGCTGGTCGAGAAAGCGATTGCAACGGCAAGTGAGGCCTTCAAGTCCTGGCGAAACGTGCCGGCCGCAGAACGTGCCGAGTATCTCTTCAAGATAGCCGCAATTATGCGCGAGCGGAAGCACGAGTTGTCCGCCTGGATGATCTTTGAGGTTTCAAAGACCTGGGCCGAGGCCGACGGCGATACGGCGGAGGCGATCGACTTTTGCGAATTCTACGGGCGCGAGATGGTCCGCTGGGCGGAGGAACAGCCGGTTACGCCATATCCGGGCGAAGCGAACAGTTTTGAGTATATCCCGCTCGGCGTGGGAGCGATCATTCCGCCATGGAATTTTCCGCTTGCTATCATGTGCGGCATGACGATGGCCGCCGTGGCTGCCGGCAATACGGTGGTTCTTAAACCGTCGTCGGACTCGCCGACCATCGCCGCGAAGTTCATGGAGATAGTCGAGGAGGCTGGCCTTCCGGCAGGGGTCGTTAACTTCATCTCCGGCAGCGCAAAGACCGGCGAAGCGATGGTGACGCACCCAAAGACGCGGTTCATCTCGTTCACCGGATCTAAAGGCGTCGGCCTGCACATTAACGAAGAGGCCGCAAAGGCGCGGCATGGCCAGATATGGATAAAGCGGGTCGTCGCGGAGATGGGCGGCAAGGACGCGATCGTTGTCGCCGATGACGCGACGGACCTCGATGCAGTGGCGACCGGCGTGGTCCAGGCTGCGTTTGGATTTCAGGGGCAGAAATGTTCGGCATGTTCGCGGCTTATTGTTGACGAAAAGGTCCACGATCAATTGATGGCGAAGATCGTTGCCCTCACCAAGTCACTGAACATTGGTCAACCGACCGACGCTGGGACAAACGTTGCGGCGGTCATCAACCGGCGTTCGTATGACACTACGTTGAGCTACATTAAGAAGGGCGTTGACGAGGGCGGCGAGATCGTCGCGGGCGGTAGCGGTGAGGATTCGACCGGTTTCTTTATCGAACCGACGATCATCGACAATGTCCAGCCCGGTGCAACTATAGAGCAAGAAGAGATATTCGCCCCCGTTCTCGCAGTGATAAAGGCGCGCGATTACGATCACGCGCTTGAGATCGCGAATGGTACTGAGTTCGGCCTCACCGGGGCGGTATATTCAGCATCAGAGGAGAGATTGACAAGGGCGCGACGCGAATTTCACGTTGGCAACCTCTATCTCAACCGAAAATGTACAGGCGCTCTTGTAGGCGTACATCCGTTCGGCGGATTCAATATGAGCGGAACGGATTCAAAGGCGGGAGGCCGCGAGTACTTGCTCCAGTTTATGCAGGGCAAATCGATATCGCAGAAGATCTGA